GTACCTGAAAAAATTATAGTCACTTATAATGTACCCGGTGCCAAAAAAAACAATCAATCTTTGAATTTGGTCGATACGGTTCCGGCTGCTCAGGGTGCAAAAGCTATATTCAAAAAAACTTTAAATATCCAAGGATACACACTCGATTTGACAGGCCCCAATCAAAATTCTTACAACAAACTGGCTGTTAATTTTTATGCCCAGTTAAATCCCCAGGCATCTCAAAACATTCCCTTGTCATCCAGCACCTTGTTTAAAATTACAACAAATTACAGGGATATATCCCCATCTTATATTAAAGGTTATTTTGGCAAGGAAACTTTTAAACTCGGACCCGATACGGCTATTTTCGATCAATTTTCATCTTATGTATCCGGTGCCTTAAATCTAGAAAAAGTCAAAATGTTGCTCAGGTTTAACAATCAATTTGGCGTGGATGCCGTGCTGAAAATCAATGGATTGACTGCCATCAACACAAAAAATGGGCAGACGGTCAATCTTTCAAACAACATTATTGGTCAAGCCATACAATTAACAAGAGCCATCGAAACAGGTCAAACACCCCCTGTATATTCTGTTCCCAAAGAATACATTCTAGATCAAAACAATTCGAACATTGATCAATTTTTTGAAATTATGCCCAATCGCCTGGTATATGATCTGGAATTGAAAGTAAATCCCATGGGGAATATTTCTTCGGGCAATGATTTTTTGTATAAAAACTATCCTTTTCAAAGTTATTTTGAATTGGACATACCTATGTCATTGACTGCCCAGGACCTTGTGTTAAGCGACACCATCGATCTGAAAATCAATGAAAACATTGAATGGATAGATTGGTTAAATGGTAAAATTTATCTGTATGCCGAGAATTTTTTTCCCTCAGATTTCGAGGTGTCCATCCAATTGTTTGACACAAACAAAACAGCCACTTCCCTTATAAATAATCAAGGAAAAATCAATGCTGCCGTTACCGATGGCTCAGGATTGGCTCAAACGCCCGTAAAGTCCGTAATGGTGCTTTCGTTGGATGATAAACAAATGCAAGATTTTTATCATGCCGGCTATCTTGCCTTTGTTTTGAAGTTAAATACCGCCAATTATAGTAGTTTTGTCAAGTTTACTCAAAATAATTATTTGGATTTAAAACTGATTCATGAAGCCCAAGTCAAATATTTTATCCGTTAAATTTTTTTTGTTATCTTTTTACGGATTGATATTTATCAATCTTTCTGCACAAATTCCAACGACCTCATTTGACTATCCTTATACAATGGCAGGTATACATTCTTATTTAAATTTTAATTCAAATGTCATCAACAAACCCATATATTTAAAATTTTTGAACGGTGGTGAAATAAGCCGTCAGGCGATAGATAATTCATTGGATCAATTAATCGGTCAAAACCGTGCAGGGTATGATTTTATTAATTTGATGTATTTTAAAGAATCAGTCGATTCAATGTTCGGTAAATACAATGGTAGCCGTTGGATAGGTGTTCGTACTTTTGACCATCTTGATATAGGATTTTCAGACGATTTATATAAATTATTATTTCTTGGTAATCAGCCGTTTAAAGGAAAAGAACTGAAATTGTCGCCTCTTTCGGTAACTCAATTGACGTTCAAAGAGCTAATTTTTGGTATCGAACAGGAAATTATCCGGAATGAACGTTTGGTCAAGCAAGGAATTTCTTTTTCGGTCATCAGCGGAAACAGATATTGGGATTTATGGTCTGATGACCTGTCCTTTTATACTTCTTCAACAGGCGACAGTTTGGTGTTAAAGGGTCGTATCATGCATTCGGAAAGCGATTCTCTTGCAAGGAAATATTTTTCTTTGAATGGATGGGGAATAGGTACCTCTTTTTTCACGGAGATTCCGTTGACCGATTGTGATATTATACGTATTGGGATGGATGGATTTGGTTATGTATTTTGGAATAAAAATTCACTAAATTATCAATGGGATTCTACTTTGACTTTTACGGGTTTTCATTTGGGCAAATTTAGTTCGATTGAAGATTCTGTGAGCAATCAAATTCGTCAATATGAAGACAATGCCAAATTTTTGTCATCAAAAAACTTATTTGGTACTTTATTGCCGGCATTTTTTAATTTTTCATATAATCGTTACGTAGCACGTAATTTTGAAATTACTGCCGGATTACAGCTAAGGATAATGGCCAATTACAAACCGTTCATCTATTTAAGGCCTTCTTATTTTATCAAACAAGATTTTGTGGCACACTTCAATATCTCTCACGGAGGATATGGTGGATGGATTTTTGGAATAAACTTGGAGAAAAAATTTAAAAACAGATGGATTGTCACGTTGGGAAGCCAAAACCTACCCGGGATATTTTCTCCAAATGGATACGGATTTCACTATCAGGCCGGAATACGTTGGATGGTGGCCTCTAAAAATTAAAATCTTCCACTGATACCAACCATAAGCAATGGGCCACCGAGGGATAATTCAAAATTTAAACCTAAAGAAGGTATAACAAAATATCTCAATCCGAAGCCGGTTTTAAACGCAATATTAAAGATGGAATAATCGAGTGTGGTATTTTGATAATAATTTGAGGAATATTGAAAGGTGGAGAAATTATATCCCAAACCAATGAAACCGTAAGGATCAAAATCATCATCCGCATCGGTAAAATGAAAATTAAACCTACCAATCACACGGGGTCTTGATATTTCCAATTTTTCATATAACATTCCTCCCGGTGCTGAAGAATTGGGTTCAACATATTCCACGAATATTTGTCGCATAATACGCTTCTAACAATACCCCCACAACTTTATGTTTTCGGTATTCAAGACGAATGCCCATGGGGCCAAATGATTTATGAGTCAGTGAACCGTTGGAAGTTGAACTATTGATGGCACTTTCAAGTATACCTTTCCATAAATTGGGGAAACCGTAATAAACATCAGCATAAAATTTTGTGTAATAAAAATTATCTTCAGCATAATCGTTTTGCGATTTAATCCGGTTGGAAAAAAATAGCAAAAGAGCCAATGGAAACAATAATTTTCTTTTCATAGGAAAAAATTTTTTACAAATTTATTTTTTTCAATCAATAATTATACCTAAAATAAAAAACACGTGAAATTTCACGTGTTTTTTTATCCAAATAGGTTTGATGAAACTCAGTTTTGCAAAACTTCTTGGACTTTTTGAGCCGCTTCTTCCAGTTCTACAACCGAATGTACTTTTAATCCGGATTGTTCAATAAGTTTTTTTGCTTCTTCTGCGTTGGTTCCTTGCAATCTAACTATGATCGGAACAGGAATTTCTCCAATTTTTTTGTAAGCATCTATAATTCCCTGCGCCACTCTGTCGCATCTGACAATACCTCCAAAAATGTTAACCAAAATGGCTTTCACATTGGGATCTTTCAAAATAATTCTAAATCCTTTTTCTACTCTTTCGGCATTGGCTGTCCCTCCCACATCCAAAAAGTTTGCAGGTTCTCCACCGGATAATTTGATCATATCCATGGTAGCCATAGCAAGACCGGCTCCATTTACCATACATCCCACATTGCCATCAAGTTTAACATAATTCAATCCGGCTTCACCGGCTTCAACTTCAATGGGATCTTCTTCTTGAATATCTCTTAATTGTGCAAGATCGGGGTGTCTGAAAAGTGCATTTTCATCGAGGTTGACTTTTGCATCCACAGCAATAATTTTATCGTCGGATGTTTTTAACACAGGGTTGATTTCGAAAAGCGATGCATCAGATTCGATATATGCTCGATAAAGCGCTTGAACAAATTTGGTCATTTGTTTGAAAGCTTCACCACTAAGACCAAGGTTAAACGCAATTTTTCTTGCCTGAAAAGGCATGAGGCCTGTACCCGGATCAATTTCTTCTTTAAATATAAGATGAGGGGTTTTTTCGGCAACTTCTTCAATATCCATCCCTCCTTCGGTAGAATACATAATGATATTTTTTCCTGAAGTGCGGTTTAATAAAACACTCATATAAAACTCTTTGGGTTCGGATGGGCCGGGATAATATACATCTTGTGCAATTAAAACTTTCCTTACCAGTTTGCCTTCAGGACCGGTTTGAGGTGTGACCAAGGTCATACCTATGATTTTTCCGGCCAATTCTTTAACTTCATCTAACGATTTAGCCAATTTTATACCTCCCCCCTTGCCTCTTCCACCGGCATGCACCTGAGCTTTGACAACCCACCAGTTTGTACCGGTTTGTTCGCTTAATTTTTTGGCAGCTTCAACAGCTTCTTCAGGCGTATGGGCCAAAATTCCCTCTTGAATCCCAACACCATACTTTTTCAATAAATCTTTTGCTTGATATTCATGTATGTTCATATTCCTTAAATTTGCCCCAAAAGTAAATTTTTTCACGTCAAATGTCAAAATCATTTTTTCATTTTTTTCAAAAAATAGTTTTTTATACTATTGCAATAGGTAATGTTTTTTTGTTCAATTCGTGTTTGAGTGACAAGCCCGAACAACTCCCAAAACCACAGGTAATTTCAGGAGGAAAGGGAGTTTTTATCACTTGCGAGGGAAATTTCATGGCAGGCAATGCATCTTTAAGTTATTATGATAAAGAAAAGCGTATCGTAATTGAAGATATTTACCGGGATATAAACAACGAAGCAGTGGGAGATGTTTTGCAATCGATGGCTATGGATGCTTCTCAATTTTGGTTGATTGTCAATAATTCCGGAAAAGCCATAGCCATAGACAAACAGTCATTAAAAAAACAAGGAGAAATCACCGGTTTGACTTCACCCAGATATATGATTTTTTTGTCGAAAAATAAGGCCTACATCAGCGATTTATATCAAAACTCCATCTCGATAGTCAATCCTCTCTCATGGCAAAAAACCGGACAAATCGAATTGCCGGGTTGGAGTGAAGCCATGATTTATTCCAATGGATGGGTATATGTATGTAACTACTACCGGAGCTATTTGTATAAAATCGATCCTTTGAATGATCTAATAACCGACAGCATTCCTGTGTCTTATGGTGCCAATTCGATTGCCGAAGATTACAATGGTCGTTTATGGGTGGCCTGTTCCGGCAATAATCAAATTCCCGGTAAAATCTTTTGTATCAATCCATTCAATAAAAATGTGGAAAAAACACTTGTCTTCCCCGCGAATAAAAGACCTCATCACATTATGACGGATCCATCCGGCAAATTTGTATTTTATTTAAGTGAAGATTTGTGGAAAATGGCGGTTGATGACAACAATCTGCCGGCACAACCGTTTATTACTTCAGATGGAAGAAATTTTTACACTTTTTCCGTTGACCCTTACACAGATGAAATCTATTTAGGTGATGCAGGCAACTATGTGGAAAAAGGCAAGGTATTCCGTTATGACAAAACAGGATTGCCCATTGATACATTTCAGACCGGTGTAATTCCGGGAAATATTTATTTTGAATGAAAAAAATTAATGAATTAACTACCAATGTAAATGCCGGTGAGCACTTACCGGTCATGGAACACTTTTATACCATTCAAGGCGAAGGGTTTCATTCCGGCAAAGCAGCTTATTTTGTCAGATTGGGCGGATGCTCCGTAGGATGTCATTGGTGTGATGTCAAAGAAAGTTGGGATGCATCAAAGCATCCTACTATGGATGTTGAAAGTATAGTAGAACAAGTTGTGAAAACTCCGGCAAAAATTTTGGTCATAACCGGCGGCGAACCTCTTGAACATCCATTAGATAAGCTTACGTTGTTGGCAAAACAACACAAGTTGCAAACTCACCTGGAAACATCCGGGTCATCGCCATTGAGCGGTCAGTGGGATTGGATCTGTTTGTCACCTAAAAAATTCAAACCACCGCTTGATGAAGTGATTAAGGCAGCCAATGAACTAAAAATTGTCATTTATAACCATCACGATTTTAAATGGGCCGAACATTATGCCAATAAGGTCAAAAACGGTACAAAATTGTTTTTACAACCGGAATGGTCGGTCCGCGAAAAAGTGATGCCATTGATAGTGGCATATGTTTTGCAAAATCCTCAATGGCAAATTTGTTTACAAATTCATAAATATTTAAATATTCCATGAAAAAGAAACGATTTTTTACTTTATTGTTGTTATTATTATGTGCTTTCCCGCCAATTCTTGCACAACAATATTCAACCACCAACAAAAAGGCCATAGCGTTGTATGAAGAAGGCATTAAAGCATTTCAAATGAATGAATGGGAAAAAGCAGAAGTAAATTTTCTGATGGCGCTTAAAAAAGATCCTTCTATGGTAGAGCCGTATATTTATCTTGGCGATATGTATACTTTGAAAAGTGACAAAAAAAAATCTTTTGAATATTATAAAAAGGCATTATCGGTCAATCCGGATTTTTATCCTCCTTTGTATGTGTGGGTTGGAGAATTGTATGTCAACCATGGTTTGTATGATTCAGCCGAATATTTTCTCAATATATTTTTAAAAAATTACAAACAAAAGTATTCTTCTTTTGAGCAACAAGCAATGAAAGAATTGGCCAATTGTGCATTTGCTAGAAAAGCCATGCAAAATCCCGTACCATTTAATCCCATCAATCTGGGACCGGCCATCAACTCTCCGTTGAGCGAGTATTTTCCGGCCATTACAGCCGATAATACATATTTTCTTTTTACCCGAAGATTGATTGACAAAAATACTCCTACCGGATACAATGAAGATTTTTATGTGGCAAGAAAAAAACAAAATAATCCTGATGCTTCTTGGGAGAAAGCGGTAAATTTAGGTCCTCCGGTCAACTCATTCATGAATGAAGGCGCTCCGAGTCTGTCTGCCGACGGGCAATATTTGTTTTTTACTGCATGCGAAATTTATGGAGATTATGGCGAAGGTCGTAAAGGTTTTGGCAGTTGTGATATATTTTTTACACGCAATCTTGGTACCCGTTGGTCTCGTCCCGTCAACCTGGGCAGTAAAATAAATTCACCTCATTGGGAATCGCAACCTTCGTTTTCTGCCGACGGCAAAACACTTTATTTTGTCCGTGGTGTAAAAAACCGTGACGGAAGCAAACAACAAGACATATACTACAGCAGGTTGCTGGAAAATGGCACATGGACCGAAGCCAAACCTATTCCCGGTAAAGTAAACACCCCATTTACCGAAGAATCGGTTTATATTCATCCCGATGGTAAAACGCTTTATTTTTCTTCCAATGGTCATCCCGGCATGGGTGGAGTAGATATTTTCTATTCACGCTTGCAAGATGATGGCACATGGGGCGAACCGGTCAATCTTGGTTATCCTGTCAATACACACGCCGATGAAAACAGTGTGTTGGTCTCGTCTGACGGTAAACTTGCATTTTTTGCCAGCGACAGAAGTGGAGGACTGGGTGAACTCGATCTTTATGCTTTTGAAATGCCCGAGCATGCAAAACCATTACCGGTTTCGTATTTTAAAGGAAAAATTTTTGATGCAGACACAAAACGCCCACTAGAAGCAAGGTTTCAACTTATCGATCTGAAAGCCGATTCTGTGATCGCCGAATCATACTCCTATCCTGAAACCGGCGAGTTTTTGCTTGTACTGCCCTTAGGTAGGGAATATGCTTTGAATGTATCTAAGAAAGGATACATGTTTTATTCCGATCACTTTGAATTGATTGCAGGGCAAGATGGCAAACCCGTTGAAAAAGATGTACCCTTACAACCGATCAAACCCGGAAACACCATTATTCTCAAAAATATTTTTTACGAAACTGCTAAATTTGATTTAGAGGAAAAATCTCGTGTAGAATTAAACAAATTGGCAGAATTTTTAAAAGAGAACCCGCGGGTAAAAATTGAAATATCGGGCCATACTGACAATGTTGGTAAATACCGAGACAACTTGTTGTTGTCGGAACGAAGAGCCCAAAAAGTATATGAATATTTGATTCGCAATGGCATTGATGCCTCAAGGTTAAGTTTTAAGGGGTATGCCGATACGAAGCCCATTGCAACAAATGAAACTGAAGAAGGACGTGCTCTCAACCGGAGAACAGAAATTACCATATTGTCGGTTGATTAAGCATAAATTATGATGAAATCTTTGATTTTTTCATTTCTTTGTAAAATAAATTTTCGTTATGAATGAATGGGTTCTTTTGGCCGTATATGTCATAAGTTTGGGTGGCATTGGTATTTTGATTTACGTTTTGTTTCAAAATTTCTTTAATGACCAGGAAAAACGCTATCAACGTTCGATTCAAATCAAAAACTACGAAGTTATCACTCCATTAAGAATTCAGGCATACGAAAGAATGATATTGTTTTTGGAAAGAAACAGTATCGATCAATTGGTGATGCGATATCATCAACCCGGACTAACTGTCAGACAACTGCAACAATATATGGTCAAAGGCATGAATGCCGAATTTGAACATAATCTGACACAACAACTTTATTTGTCTTCTACAGTTTGGAAAGCTATCAAAACCTACAAGGACGAAACCATTGCACTAATCAATAACCTGGCCGAAAAAACCGGTCCTGAAAAACCTGCTCTTGATCTTGCCGGCAAACTTCTTGAACTTAATTTGGGTCAAAAGAAAAGTATGCATGAGATTGTGGTGGATGCCCTAAAAGAAGAGTTAAGGCAATTGTATTTTTAAAGCCGGTGAGTCAATTCATTATGCCTACCGGAAAAATTTTAATCTAATTTTTACCATTTATAATTTTATTAATCAAAAAATGGAATTCTCCGTGAATAATAACGTTTCTAAACAAGTCAATTACATTAAATCTTTTGATTTGATATGCAAATTCTTTTTCTAATGTGTAATTTTACGGCAAATTATTTTTATCATTTATAATGCAAGAAATTATTTTGATCATATTGTTGGTTTTGTCTGTAATCTACCTCGGTAATTATTTTCTGAAAAAGAATAAGAAAAATTCTTGTGAAAAATGTGATTTTAATTAAGCCAAAGTAAAATGTCCGGGTATTGGAGTCAATGGTTAAGTTTGAATAAACGGAATTTTATTCGTTTGTTTTTTTTGTTGACCATTTTTCTTTATTGCCGTGTCGTTTTTATGATATTTAATCCTCCGGTTGCTTCTGTCGTTGAGATGCTTAGAATTTGGTTAGGTGGTATCAGGTTTGATTTATCTGCTTTGATGATGGTTTTTGGGATTTATTTTTTATTGGTTCACATGCCTGTCAAAAAAATGTGGTTTATCCGGTTTACATTATCTTTGGCTTTAATAGGTATAGTATTTGTATTGATAAGCAATTTGTTGGATGTGGCCTGGTATGAGTTTACCCACAAACGCACATCAAAAAGCTCTTTATCCATTATTGCGGCCAACAAAAATATGGGCGATCAAATGATGGTTTATTTCAAGGATTATTGGGCGATCATTGTATTGCTGATAGTTTCTCTATATTATTTCAGTAAAAAGTTGACCGGATTGGAATTAAATTGGCAAAAATATGATCCGGTTAAAAGTAAAGTAAAATTATTGAATTTATTATTTTGGATACCACTCAGCATCATTATTTTGAGAGGAGGCATACAACTGAAGCCGATATCCTCGGCAAATGCGGCCATATATGCAAGACCGCAATTGACGGTATATGTATTAAACACTCCGTTTGTTTTGTTGAAATCATTGTTTGAGCCCGAAATATTTTTACCCGGGGATGTGAAAAATTTAGACGAGGCCGAAAGATTTTTTCATCCCATATCAGTTTTTAGCAATAATCAACCCCGTCAGAAAAACATTGTTTTCTTTATATTGGAAAGCTTTTCCAAAGAATACATTGGTTTTTTCAACAAAGAATCCAAATATACGCCATTTCTCGATAGCTTGATCAGACACAGCATCGTATTTGACAATTTTTATGCCAACAGTTTGCATTCTCTTGACGGAGTGACGACTCTATTGACCGGCATTCCGCCATGGCTTGATGATTCATATGTTACTTCACCATTTTCTGTAAATAAAATTAATAGTTTGGTTGCGTCTGCACGTAAAAACGGATATAGCAGTATGTTTTTTCATGGTGCAAAAAACGGTAGTATGAGCTTTGATTTGCTCGCTCAAATTGTTGGATTTGATAATGCTTATTTTATGAATGAATACCCTGAAAAATCACATTACGACGGCACCTGGGGTATATATGACCATTATTTCTTGGATTTTATGCTGGATAAAATAACGAAACAAAAAGAACCTTTTCTTTGTGTATTTTTCAGTTTGTCATCGCATCATCCTTTTAAGATTCCTCAAGAATTAGAAAAAAAATTTCCCGAAGGACAAATCCCTATTTTGAAAACAATTGCATATACCGATTGGTCGATTCGGAAATTTTTTGAAAAATACAAACAACATCCAAAGTTTAAAAACACTTTATTTGTGTTTACGGCCGATCATACTTCGGTAGCCATGCACGATATATATGAAACACCCACCGGAATCTATTCTGTGCCATTTTTTATTTATGATCCTGAAACAGATCACTTTGAAAAGATTGATACCTTAATGCAACAATCCGATGTTTATCCTTCATTGGTCGATTATATGGGTTGGCAAGATACATTGCTTGCTTGGGGGAAAAGTTATCGTGATTCTACGATAAAACAACGTTTTTTTATGGCATATAAAAATCAAACATTTTTGTTGTATGATGGAAAATATTATTTTTACCAATCAAAAGACAGTCCTGTGGGGCTTTATCAATCAAACGACATACATTTGAAACACAATCTATTAGATACTCGTGAAGATTTGGTAAAAAAATACCATTCAATGGCAAGTGCATTGATTTATTCATTCAATTACCGGGTTTTATACAATCAAATGACTCCTGCTAAGTGAATAAAGAAAAAAAAATATGGATTCTTTTTAATCCCCGTTCGGGAAATAGATTCACAACCTCTCGAATTTTAAAAAAAATTAAACACTTTACGAGTACAAAAAAGAATGATCGTTTCAAGTTATTTATTCTCGAAGACCAAACGACAACACAGGATTTGATCAAATTAGCCCGTTCATCCGGAATCAAAAAGTTGTTGGTCTGTGGTGGTGACGGAACAGTCAGATCCGTTGCCGGAGAAATTTTGCACAGTGATATGGCAATGTGTATTTTTCCTATAGGATCGGGTAATGGAGTGGCAAAAGAAATTG
The nucleotide sequence above comes from Vicingaceae bacterium. Encoded proteins:
- the sucC gene encoding succinate--CoA ligase [ADP-forming] subunit beta, with amino-acid sequence MNIHEYQAKDLLKKYGVGIQEGILAHTPEEAVEAAKKLSEQTGTNWWVVKAQVHAGGRGKGGGIKLAKSLDEVKELAGKIIGMTLVTPQTGPEGKLVRKVLIAQDVYYPGPSEPKEFYMSVLLNRTSGKNIIMYSTEGGMDIEEVAEKTPHLIFKEEIDPGTGLMPFQARKIAFNLGLSGEAFKQMTKFVQALYRAYIESDASLFEINPVLKTSDDKIIAVDAKVNLDENALFRHPDLAQLRDIQEEDPIEVEAGEAGLNYVKLDGNVGCMVNGAGLAMATMDMIKLSGGEPANFLDVGGTANAERVEKGFRIILKDPNVKAILVNIFGGIVRCDRVAQGIIDAYKKIGEIPVPIIVRLQGTNAEEAKKLIEQSGLKVHSVVELEEAAQKVQEVLQN
- a CDS encoding sulfatase: MSGYWSQWLSLNKRNFIRLFFLLTIFLYCRVVFMIFNPPVASVVEMLRIWLGGIRFDLSALMMVFGIYFLLVHMPVKKMWFIRFTLSLALIGIVFVLISNLLDVAWYEFTHKRTSKSSLSIIAANKNMGDQMMVYFKDYWAIIVLLIVSLYYFSKKLTGLELNWQKYDPVKSKVKLLNLLFWIPLSIIILRGGIQLKPISSANAAIYARPQLTVYVLNTPFVLLKSLFEPEIFLPGDVKNLDEAERFFHPISVFSNNQPRQKNIVFFILESFSKEYIGFFNKESKYTPFLDSLIRHSIVFDNFYANSLHSLDGVTTLLTGIPPWLDDSYVTSPFSVNKINSLVASARKNGYSSMFFHGAKNGSMSFDLLAQIVGFDNAYFMNEYPEKSHYDGTWGIYDHYFLDFMLDKITKQKEPFLCVFFSLSSHHPFKIPQELEKKFPEGQIPILKTIAYTDWSIRKFFEKYKQHPKFKNTLFVFTADHTSVAMHDIYETPTGIYSVPFFIYDPETDHFEKIDTLMQQSDVYPSLVDYMGWQDTLLAWGKSYRDSTIKQRFFMAYKNQTFLLYDGKYYFYQSKDSPVGLYQSNDIHLKHNLLDTREDLVKKYHSMASALIYSFNYRVLYNQMTPAK
- the queE gene encoding 7-carboxy-7-deazaguanine synthase; translation: MKKINELTTNVNAGEHLPVMEHFYTIQGEGFHSGKAAYFVRLGGCSVGCHWCDVKESWDASKHPTMDVESIVEQVVKTPAKILVITGGEPLEHPLDKLTLLAKQHKLQTHLETSGSSPLSGQWDWICLSPKKFKPPLDEVIKAANELKIVIYNHHDFKWAEHYANKVKNGTKLFLQPEWSVREKVMPLIVAYVLQNPQWQICLQIHKYLNIP